The genomic stretch TATGACCTATTCCATCTGATAAGGGATATTCATTGGACCATATCCAATATACCCACCATCATATTCATAAACATATGGGAATACTCCTGGTGGAAGTCCTTCAACATTTCTACGAATTTGACGCAtttgtcttcttcctcctccaaaaAAGGATCCAACTGGTGTATACTaatattaagaagaaaatttaaagaattttaaaatttaattttgtaataatgataatttaaatttaatgtaaacatatttatGGTTTAAAATATACCATACCTTTAAAAGTAAATACAAGGCACCCATACCACCAGATACACCAACAACGGGTACGGGATCAACAGAATCTAAAACTTCAGTAATATAACCTCGAAATCCTGATGAGTTGAAAAATGTACCAGATCTTGTTGTACCTTTATCTTCTTGATCATTACCTACTTCTCTCTGTTGATTCGTTCCTTCTATTGTATGTGTAATTGATCCACCTGGTGATGATTCTGACATACCTGAATGTCCAAATAATGTTCGTGGGGGGTTGTTTAATCCGGTATTTCCTAATTCATGTGAACCTCCTCGATATTTAGTGGAATGTAAATCCTGATTTTCCTGATGCATTTCTTGTACATGATTTTCCCGTgatattgaaaataaatcattATACTGTAATAATTCCTGTTTTTCGAGATATTGTTCttccttctgctttttcACTGCTTCATCCTTAGCCTGTCTGGCTGCTTCTTCCTGTGCCTGTTTTTCTCGTTCTTCAGCCTCCCTTCTTTCTTGTTCTGCTTTTAGGAGATTGACCAGATTTGTCGGTTTtgtgaaatatatattctgtGTACAATATTTAGTACGTCCTATTATTCCTTCAATTAaacttttaatattttctaatttatcatataaatcATTATcagtattataatatttataaatagaatcataataatttcttgaaagaagaaaaagttcaTTGCATTTCGCAGTATTTTTCCTATAAGTATCTGATATAATTTCATTATACACATCAtataattcatataaaaaattcattttattaactgTTTCAGCGCCTA from Plasmodium cynomolgi strain B DNA, scaffold: 0742, whole genome shotgun sequence encodes the following:
- a CDS encoding CYIR protein (putative;~vir-type antigen) gives rise to the protein MTKENYGVYLNNDIFRSLHNVLSNDHTSITGSKPIYCSYINYWLNKVVQTTDKLCYKKSGNYDDSCKSYIFDLGAETVNKMNFLYELYDVYNEIISDTYRKNTAKCNELFLLSRNYYDSIYKYYNTDNDLYDKLENIKSLIEGIIGRTKYCTQNIYFTKPTNLVNLLKAEQERREAEEREKQAQEEAARQAKDEAVKKQKEEQYLEKQELLQYNDLFSISRENHVQEMHQENQDLHSTKYRGGSHELGNTGLNNPPRTLFGHSGMSESSPGGSITHTIEGTNQQREVGNDQEDKGTTRSGTFFNSSGFRGYITEVLDSVDPVPVVGVSGGMGALYLLLKVWYILNHKYVYIKFKLSLLQN